The Polaromonas sp. SP1 DNA window TGAGGGGGCCACTATACCCCTGAAGTGGCCCCTAAGAACCCGTCTACGGTCTAAACGGGGCCGCGCAAACACCTTCTCGGGATGGGATGCAAGGCGCGGTGCGACGCTCATAGTTCACCTATGGGCTAGCGCCGCAACGCCGCAGACCGCCCGAGAAGGGACTTGCCCTCCGGGTTGGGGTGAAATCGGGCGATTGAGCCATCCAGGCCCTTGCATGGGAATTAGCCCATGCGGCGTTCCCGGTCGGCCCACTCATCCCGATTGCACCCCAACGCGGCCCCGTTTAGACCGTAGACGGGTTCTAAGCCCCGGGCGCAACCCTGATTACCGCGTGTGGCGCACCCGCAGCAATTCGTCCAGGATCAGGCAGATCGCCCCGATGGTGATGGCGCTGTCGGCGATGTTGAAGGAGGGGAAGTACCAGCCGGCCCAGTGGAACTGCAGGAAATCCACCACATAGCCGTGCAGGGCGCGGTCAATCACGTTGCCCAGCGCGCCGCCCAGAATGCAGGCCAGCGCGAAGGAGAACAGCTTTTGCCCGGAGTGCGAGCGCAGCAGCCAGAGGATGAACAGCGCCGCCGCGATGCCGATGGCGGTGAAGAACCAGCGCTGCCAGCCCGAGGCCGAAGCCAGGAAGGAGAACGCCGCGCCGGTGTTGTGCACCCGCACGACGTTAAAGAAGCTGGTCACATAGGTCGAGTCGCCCAGGCTGTAGTAGCCCAAAATCAGCACCTTGGTGAACTGGTCGGCAATCAGCAGGATCAGCGCCAGGCCCAGCCAGGGCAGCACGGAGTTGGACGATTGGGTGAAAGTCGTTTTTGCCATTACGCGTATTTCCGGTCTTCGCCCGTGCCGAACAGGTTGCTGGTGCAGCGGCCGCAAATCGTCGGGTGGGCCGGGTCGTGGCCCACGTCGGCGCGGTAGTGCCAGCAGCGTTCGCATTTTGTGTCAGAACTGGCTGTAACCCGCGTTGCGCTTGCACTTGAAGCTATTAAATCAATAGCGGACGTGATGAAGACGAACTTCAGGTCTTCGCCCAGAGAGGCCAGCAGCGCGTGGTCTTCGGCCGCCACTTCCAGCGCCACGTTGGCCTGCAGCGACGAGCCCACCTTGCCGTCGGCGCGCAGGGCTTCGATGTCCTTGTTCACCGCATCGCGCACTTCGCGGATGCGCGACCATTTGGCCAGCAGCGCCGCGTTGGGCGCGGGAAAGTCCGAGTAGGTTTCCATGAAGATCGATTCAGACGAGCCGAACACCTTCCAGGCCTCTTCCGCCGTGAAGCTGAGGAAAGGCGCCATCCAGCGCAGCATCGCGTGCGTGATCTGCCAGAGCGCGGTCTGCGCGCTGCGGCGGGCCAGCGATTTGGGGCCGGTGGTGTAGAGCCGGTCTTTCAGGATGTCGAGGTAGAAGGAACCCAGGTCCTCGCTGCAATAGATCTGCAGTTTGGAGACCACCGGGTGGAACTCATACACCTCGTAGTGCGCCAGGATGTCGGCCTGCAGCTGCGACGCGCGGCTCAGCGCGTAGCGGTCGATTTCCAGCATCTGGTCGAACGGCACGGCGTCCTTGGCCGGGTCGAAGTCGCTGACGTTGGCCATCAGGAAGCGCAGCGTGTTGCGGATGCGGCGGTAGGCGTCGACCACCCGGGCCAGGATCTTGTCGTCGATGCCCAGGTCGCCCGAATAGTCGGTCGAGGCACACCAGAGGCGGATGATTTCCGCGCCCAGCTTGTCGCTGACTTCTTGCGGCACCACCACATTGCCTTCGCTCTTGCTCATCTTGCGGCCCTTGCCGTCCACGGTAAAGCCGTGCGTCAGCAGGCCCTTGTAGGGCGCATGGTCGTACATCGCGCAGGCGGTGAGCAGCGACGAGTGGAACCAGCCGCGATGCTGGTCATGGCCTTCCAGGTACAAATCGGCCGGCCAGGTCGATTGCGCGGCGTGGCTGTGGCGCAGCACGTGGTCGTGCGTGGTGCCGGAGTCAAACCAGACGTCGAGGATGTCGGTGCTCTTGATGTAGTCCGGCGCATCGGCGCCGATGATGGATTCGGCCGTGGCCTTGCTCCAGGCCTCGATGCCGCCGGCTTCGACCATGGTTGCGGCCTGCTCCATGATTTCCATCGTGCGCGGGTGCAGCTCGCCCGTGGCGGTGTGGATGAAGAAGGGCAGGGGCACGCCCCAGTTGCGCTGGCGGCTGATGCACCAGTCGGGCCGGCCGGCGATCATGTCGCGCAGGCGGGCCTTGCCGTTTTCGGGGTAGAAGCTGGTTTCCTCGATGGCGGCCAGGGCCAGCTTGCGCAGGGTTTGCGGCGCCTTGTCTTTGGTGAAAACGCCTTCGCCCTCGTCCATGCGCACAAACCACTGGGCTGCCGCGCGGTAGATCACCGGCGTCTTGTGGCGCCAGCAGTGCGGGTAGCTGTGCAGGATGTCTTGCGTGGCAAAGAGGCGGCCGTGCTCGCGCAGCTTGTCGATGACCAGCGGCGCGGCCTTCCAGATATTGAGCCCGCCGAACAGCGGCAGCTCATCCACATAACGGCCGTTGCCCTGCACCGGGTTGAGGATGTCGTCATAGGCAATGCCGTTGGCCACGCAGGAGTTGAAATCCTCTACGCCGTAAGCGGGCGACGAGTGCACGATACCCGTGCCGTCGTCGGCTGTGGCGTAGTCGGCCAGGAACACCGGGCTGAAGCGGCGGTAGCCAGGGTCCACGTCGTAAAACGGATGCTCGAAGTTGATCTTCTCGAGGTTTGCACCCTTGGTGACGGCGATGACGCGTCCTTCCAGCTGGAAACGCTCAAGGCATTTTTCGACCAGCACCGAGGCCAGCACCAGCAAGCCGCGCTCGGTGTCCACCAGCGAATACTCGAGTTCGGGGTTCAGGTTCAGCGCCTGGTTGGCGGGGATGGTCCATGCCGTCGTCGTCCAGATGACGGCAAAGGCGTCCTTCTGCAGCGCAGCCTGGCCGAAAGCCAGCGCCAGCTTTTGCGGCTCGGCGCATTTGAAGCCGACGTCCAGCGTCTGCGATTTTTTGTCGGCATATTCGATCTCGAACTCGGCCAGCGACGAGCCGCAGTCAAAACACCAGTACACCGGCTTCAGGCCGCGGTAGACAAAGCCGCGCTCCATGATGCGTTTGAGCGCGCGGATTTCATTGGCTTCGTTGGCGAAATCCATCGTGCGGTAGGGGTTGTCCCATTCGCCGAGCACGCCCAGGCGCTTGAAGTCGGCCATCTGGCCGGCGATCTGCTCGGTGGCAAAAGCGCGGCTCTTGGCCTGCACTTCGTCGCGTGGCAGGTTGCGGCCGTGCAGTTTTTCGATGGCGTTTTCGATCGGCAGGCCGTGGCAGTCCCAGCCGGGCACGTAGATTGCGTCCAGGCCCTTGAGCTGGCGCGCCTTGACGATCATGTCTTTGAGGACCTTGTTGACGGCGTGGCCGATGTGGATCTTGCCGTTGGCATAAGGCGGGCCGTCGTGCAACACGAACTTCGGCTTGCCGGCGCGCACGTCGCGCAGCTTTTTGTAGATGCCTTTTTCGTCCCACTCTTTGGTCCAGCCGGCTTCGCGCTTGGGCAGGTCGCCGCGCATGGGGAAGGGCGTGTCGGGCAGGTTGAGGGTGCTGCGGTAATCGGTTTTGGTTTCGGACATGGGATGCTCTTGGAATGCTTTTGGAATGCTTTGTGAGGGCAGCCTGAAGAGGCCGGCCCGCCGGAAATACGGTGGGGATAAAGCCGCTCGCCGGGCGGAAGGCAGGGCGAGCGCAGAGGCGACGAGATCGTCTAAATTCGGTCGCGCGTGGTCTGGCGGCTGGTTTCCGTGTGCATGGAGGCAAAAAACGCCCGCGCCTCGTCGCAGTCCTTGGCGATGCCTGCTTTCAGGCTGTCCAGGCTGTCGTACTTCAGTTCGTCGTGCAGTTTATGAAGCAGTTCCACGCGGATGATTTTACCGTATGCCCCCTCGGGCCCAAGGCTGGCGGGCCATTCGAGGCAATGGGTCTCCAGCAGCACCCGCCCGCCATTGACGTCGGCCGGGTCCAGCGAGGGCCGGATGCCCAGGTTGGCCACGCCGGGAAGGGGCTGGCCGGCCAGGCCGTGCACCTGCACTGCAAAAATCCCGCTGGCGGCCGGTTTCCAGTGCGAAAACCGCAAATTGAGGGTGCGAAAGCCCAGGTCGCGCCCCAGTTTGCGGCCGTGCACCACATGCCCGGAGATGCTGTAAGGCCGCCCGAGCAGGGCGGCTACCCGGTCCATCCGGCCTTCGGCCAGCGCCTCCCGCACGGCGGAGCTGGACACCCGAAGCCCGCGCACTTCGTAACTGTTCATGCGGGCGACATCAAAACCCAGGCGGTCGCCGGCGGCGTCCAGCATGGCATAGTCGCCCGCGCGCTTGGCGCCAAAACGGAAATCGTCGCCCACCAGCACGTATTGCACGCCCAGGCCTTTGATCAGTACATCTTCGATAAACGCTTCGGCGGGCTGTGAGGCCAGCGCGGCGTTGAAGGGCAGCACCACACACTGGTCGATGCCGCAGCGCGCCAGCTCGGTGAGCTTGTCGCGCAGCGTGGCGATGCGGGCGGGGGCCAGTTCGGGTTTGTGGGCCACACCGGCAAAGTAGTCGCGCGGATGGGGCTCAAAACTCATCACGCAACTGGGCACGCCGCGGTGCTGGGCTTCGTTCTTCAGCAGGGCCAGCATGGCCTGGTGGCCGCGGTGCACACCGTCGAAGTTGCCGATGGTCAGGGCGCAGTGCGCCGCCAGCTGGGGATGGTGGTAGCCGCGGAAAATTTTCATGGGGCAATTATCGTTTTTGTAGCGCCCGGGCCCGGTCGGCTGGGGCCTGAACGTGGTTAATGCGGGATTTGGGCCGCTTTGTCATCATTTCACTGTATATTGATACACAGTCAGCCCACCCAGTCAGCCGAACGCTGCGTTTCACGCGGCATCCACCATGATGGAGGTTCGTTTTGAAGGTCTTGAAGCTCTCAGCCCAGGGATTGCCGCAATCCTGGATCAGCCTTGAACAAGCCGTGTTGCACTACGCGGCCGACGAGGTTCGCTGGGAGATGGGCGCTCGGGTTGTCACCTTCCATGGCGGCCACAACGCCATCACCGGTGAGCAGTCGATCATCACGGTCAACAGCATCATCGGCACCAAGGGCGTGCCCAACATCAACCCGTTTGACCTGAAACCAGGCCTGACCAACGGCAAGCTGTTCGCCCGCGACCGCAATGTGTGCGCCTACTGCGGCGGGCACTTCCATGAAGAAGACCTGACGCGCGAGCACATCATCCCGTTTGCCCAAAAAGGCATAGACACCTGGATGAACGTGGTGACCGCCTGCCGCGCCTGCAACCACCGCAAAAGCAGCCGCACGCCCGAACAGGCCCACATGCCGCTGCTCTACACCCCTTATGTGCCCAGCCTCTGGGAAGACTTCATCCTGCGCAACCGCCGCATCCTGGCGGACCAGATGGAGTTCTTGATGGCGCATATCCCGAAAACGTCACGCCTGCACGGGTGACGTTTCGGTAACGGTTCAGGCAAAGACGCCAGCGGTCTCCTGCATCCGCTCCGACACCTCGCCCAGGTGGTGCAGCGTATCGCCAAACGTCATTTCCAGCTGCGTCAGCTTCTTGAAGTAGTGGCTCACGATGTATTCATCCGTCACGCCGATGCCGCCGTGCAGCTGCACCGCCTGCTGGCCCACAAAGCGCATGGACACCCCCAGCTGGTACTTGGCGCGCGCCAGCGCACGGGTGCGCTCGTCGGCCGGGGCGTTGAGCTTGAGTGAGGCGTAGTAGCTCATCGAGCGCGCCAGCTCCAGCTGCATCTTCATGTCGGCCACGCGGTGGCGCAGCGCCTGGAAGCTGCTGATGGCCACGCCGAACTGCTTGCGGGTGTTCATGTACTCGACGGTGATGGCCAGCGTCTTGTCCATCACGCCCACGGCTTCGGCGCAGGCGGCGGCGATGCCGATGTCGACGGCGTGCGCCAGGGCCGTCAGGCCGTCCAGCGTGATCAATGCGGCCGGTGCGTCTTTCAGCGTCACTTCCGCGGCGCGGCCGCCGTCTTGTGTGCCGTAGCCGCGGGTCGTCACGCCGGCTGCCGTGCGCTCAACGAGGAAGAGCGCCAGCTTGCCGTTGGCCATGGCCGGCACGATGAAGGCGTCCGCCTGGTCACCCGCCGGCACTATGCTTTTTGTAGCAGTCAGTGCATATGCACCCTGGGCTGCAGCCGCTTTTGCTTCACATTTTTCAAAGTCGTAACGGGCGGCGCGTTCCTGGTAAGCCAACACCACCAGCGCTTCACCCGCGGCGATTTTCGGCAGCCAGGCGGACTTGACGGCCTCCGGTGCGTAGCCGGACAGCACGGCGCCGGCAATCAGCGTTTGCGCAAAAGGTTCCAGCACAATGCCGCGCCCCAGCTCTTCCATCACGACCATGCCCTCTACCGGGCCCATGCCCAGGCCGCCGTCGGCTTCGGGGATGTAGAGGCCGGTCAGGCCCAGTTCGGCGATCTGGCCATAGGCCTCGCGCGAGAAGCCGCCCGCCTTGGCGATGCCGCGGCGGCGTTCAAAGTCGTAGCCCTTGTCGACCCATTTGCGCACGGCGTCGCGCAGTTGTTCCTGGTCGTCGGTGAAATCGAAATCCATGATGCTTTCCTTTAAACCGGTTTAACCGAGAACGACTTGCGAGACGATGTTGCGTTGCACCTCGTTGGAGCCGCCGTAAATCGTGGTCTTGCGCATGTTGAAGTAAGTGGAGGCTAGCGGTGCATCGCCGGGCAGGCCGCCGGGGAAGTCGCCCTGCCAGCCGGCTTCCATGGCTTCTTCGATAAAGGGCAGGCTGAAGGGGCCGGCGGCCAGCATCATCAGCTCGCTGTAGCGCTGCTGGATCTCGCTGCCGCGAATCTTGAGCAGGCCCGCGATGTCCAGCGAGTTCTTGCCTGATTTCTCGGCCGACAGCACGCGAAGCACCAGCATTTCCAGCGCCACGACGTCGACTTCGAGCTTGGCGATTTCGTCGCGAAAGCGTTGGTCGTCGTACACGCCTTCAGCCTTGGCGATGCGCTTGAGGCGCTCGAGCTCGCGCTTGGCGCGGTTCACGTCGGCAATATTGGTGCGCTCGTGGCTCAACAGGTGCTTGGCGTAGGTCCAGCCCTTGTTCTCTTCACCGATCAGGTTTTCGGCCGGCACTTCGACGTTGTCGAACCAGACCTCGTTGACCTCGGCCTCGCCGTCGAGCAGCACGATGGGGCGCACCGTCACGCCGGGCGACTTCATGTCGATCAGCAAAAACGAAATGCCGGTTTGCGGTTTGCCTTCGGTGCTGGTGCGCACCAGGCAGAAAATCCATTCGCCGTACTGGCCCAGCGTGGTCCAGGTTTTCTGGCCGTTGACGATGTATTTGTCGCCCTGGCGTTCAGCCCGGCATTTGACGGACGCGAGGTCAGAGCCCGAACCCGGTTCGCTGTAGCCCTGGCTCCACCAGACTTCGCCGCTGGCGATGCCGGGCAAAAAGCGCTTTTGCTGCTCGGGGCTGCCAAAGGCCATGATCACGGGCGCCACCATCACCGGGCCGAAGGGCACGACGCGCGGCGCGCCGGCCAGCGCGCATTCTTCTTCAAACAAATGCTTTTGCACGGCGTTCCAGCCCGGGCCGCCGAATTCCTTGGGCCAGCCGTGGCCCAGCCAGCCTTTTTTGCCGAGGATCTTGGCCCAGCGCTGCATATCGTCACGCGTCAGCCGCAGGGCGTTGTGCACCTTGTGCGAGATGTCTTTGGGCAGGTTGGCGTGAACCCAGGCGCGTATCTCGTCGCGAAAAGCCTGTTCTTCAGGGGTGAAAGCTAAATCCATGGCGGGTTTGTCTCCAGCGGTTGGCAGGGCCCAGGGCGGGTGGCCTGCAATGTTTTATTTTTAGCACGGTCGTTCGGAATTTTATGTCTCAGGTGGGACATTGGGGTGGGGACCGCCGCAGAAGCCCCGAGTGTCGGTGGCGTTAAGAACCTGCTCACGGTCTAAACGGGGCCGCGTTGGGGTGCAATCGGGATGAGTGGGCCGATCGGGAACGCCGCATGGACTAATGTCCATGCAAGGGCCCGGGTGGCTCAATCGCCCGACCGCCCAGCCGGCCGGCTGGGCGTCGTGCGGCTGCCCCAATGGGGATGCAAACGCGACCGCGTTTGCGTCACCCCAACCCGGAGGGCAAGTGCCTTCTCGGGCGGTCTGCGGCGTTGCGGCGCTAACCCATAGCGGTGCTATGGGCAGCGCGCCGCGCCTTGCACCCCATCCCGAGAAGGCGCTTGCGCGGCCCCGTTTAGGCCGTGAGCAGGTTCTAAACTAGAGGGCTATGCCAAGCGCGAATAAAAACATCGTCATCCTGATCTCGGGCAGCGGCTCCAACATGGCCGTGATCGCCCGGGCCGCCGACAAAGAAGACTGGCGCAGCCGCTGGGGCGTGCAGGTGGCGGCCGTCATCAGCAACAAGCCGGAGGCCGCGGGGCTGGCGCTGGCTAAAAGCCTGGGCATTGCCACCGCGGTGGTGCCGCACACCGCGTTTGACTCGCGCGAGGCCTTTGACGCCGCACTGATGGCGCAGATCGACGTGCACACGCCGGCGCTGGTGGTGCTGGCGGGCTTTATGCGCATCCTGACGCCCGGCTTTGTGCAGCACTATGCGGGGCGGCTGATCAACATCCATCCGTCGCTGCTGCCGGCTTTTACCGGCCTGAACACGCACCAGCGCGCCATCGACGCCCGCTGCACAGTGGCGGGTTGCACAGTGCACCAGGTGACGGCCGAGCTGGACCACGGCCCCACGCTGGCCCAGGCCGTGGTGCCGGTGCTGCCGGGCGACACGGCCCAGACGCTGGCCGCACGCGTACTCACGCAAGAGCATTTGATTTATCCGCAGGCCGTGCGCGCTTTCTTCGAACGCGCCGCCTGAGGTTTTTTCCGCCCGTTCGTGGGCGTTTCTTCGCGCGTGCTTACGCTTTGTTGCCAGCAATGCGCATGCAAAAGTGTTGAGGCTGCATCTGTTTTGAATCCAGCGGGGCTGCACTGCCGTATTCATTACAGCCGCTTGAATCATCCTGATTTCGGCTCACGGCACGACTTCGTTCGGCCTTTTGCTTCAACACGTTTAAAGGAAATTCACATGCAGACAAAACACAAACTCGCGTCCATCGGCGTTGCCATCGCACTGTCGTTCGCGGCCATTCCGTCTTTCGCACAAGTCATGGTGGGCGGTGCGCCCATGCTCGCCAGCAAGGACATCATCGACAACGCCGTCAACTCCAAGGACCACACCACGCTGGTCGCCGCCGTCAAGGCTGCCGGCCTGGTCGACACGCTCAAGGGCCCGGGCCCGTTCACCGTGTTCGCACCGACCAACGCCGCTTTCGCAGCGCTGCCTGCCGGCACGGTCGACACCCTGCTCAAGCCTGAAAACAAGGGCATGCTGACCGGCATCCTCACCTACCACGTGGTGGCCGGCAAGATGGACGCCGCCGCACTGACCAAGGCGATATCCGATGGCAAGGGTTCTGCCTCGCTGAAAACAGTGGCCGGTGGCACGCTGACGGCAAAGGCCATGGGCGGCAAGGTCATGGTGACGGATGAAAAAGGCGGCTCGGCCACCGTGACCATCGCCGACGTCTACCAGTCCAACGGCGTGATCCACGTCGTCGACAAGGTGCTGTTGCCCAAGTAAACAGCGACTGCTTCTTGCCAGGGCCCGTGCGTGGTTTGACCGCGCACGGGCTTTTTGGCGTTTTCGCGTTCTTGCCTACTTTTGATGGAGCATGTGCAGCGCCGCCTTCACGATGCTGTGCGCATCGACGCCGAAAAATTCACGCAGCGCGGCGCGCGTGTCGCTGCGGCCAAAGCCGTCGGTGCCCAGCGTGAGGTAACGCCGGCCTTCGGGCACAAAGGCGCGGATGCTTTCGGGCACCGCGCGCACGTAGTCGGTGGCGGCGATGATGGGGCCGGTGCTGGCTTGCAACTGCTGCGCGATGAAGGGCACGCTTGCCGCGCCGCCGTTGATCGCCTGCTGCTGCTCTGCCGCGCCGTCGCGTGCAAGCTCGCTCCAGCTGGTCACGCTGTACACCGTGGCCTCAATGCCTTGTTCGGCCAGTTGCTGCGCCGCCTTGATCACTTCGGTGAGGATGGCGCCCGAGCCCATCAGCGTCACCGCCAAACCTGATTTTTTAAGCATTTCAGGGCTCTGGCCCTTATCTTGTATGGGCATGTAGCTATTGAATTGATAGCAGCCACGGATAATGTCGGCTTCAACGCCCGCGCGCAAATCAGGCTGCGCGTAGTTCTCGTTCATCAGCGTGACGTAGTAAAAAACGTCTTTCTGCTCAACCATCATTTCCTGCATGCCGCGGTCCAGGATCACGGCCAGCTCACCGGCAAAGGCCGGGTCGTAGGCCTTGCAGTTCGGGATGGTCGCCGCGATCAGATGGCTGGTGCCGTCCTGGTGCTGCAGGCCTTCGCCGCCCAGCGTGGTGCGGCCCGAGGTCGCGCCCAGCAGGAACCCGCGGGCGCGCTGGTCGGCTGCGGCCCAGATCTGGTCGCCCACACGCTGGAAGCCGAACATCGAGTAATAGATATAGAAGGGCAGCATGGCCAGGCCGTGCACGCTGTAGCTGGTGGCCGCGGCCGTCCAGCTGGCCAGTGCGCCGGCTTCGCTGATGCCTTCTTCCAGTATCTGCCCGTCGAGCGCCTCGCGGTAGCTCAGCACTGAGCCGATGTCTTCAGGCGCATAACGCTGGCCCACGCTGGAGTAAATGCCCACCTGCTTGAACAGGTTGGCCATGCCGAAGGTGCGCGCCTCGTCGGCCACGATGGGCACGATCTTCGGGCCCAGCGCCGGGTCTTTCAGCAGGCCGCCCAGCATGCGCACAAAGGCCATGGTGGTGCTCATCTCCTTGCCGTCGGCCGCCAGTGCAAACTGCGCGTAAGACGGCAGGGCCGGGATGTTGACGACCTCGGCCGCCGTCTCGCGCCGCGGCAAATAGCCACCCAGCGCCGCGCGCCTGGCGTGCATGTACTGCATCTCGGCGCTGTCGGCAGCGGGTTTGTAGAAGGCCAGGTTTTTGGCCTGTTCGTCAGACAGCGGCAGGTTAAAGCGGTTGCGAAATTCAATCAGCTCTTCGCCGTCGAATTTCTTCTGCGAATGCGTGGTCATCTTGCCCTGACCCGCGCTGCCCATGCCGTAACCCTTTTTGGTGTGCGCCAGGATCACCGTGGGCTGGCCCTGGTGGTTGGCGGCTGCAGCGTAGGCAGCATGGATCTTCACCAGGTCGTGGCCGCCGCGTTTGAGGCGGTCGATCTGCTCGTCCGTCATGCCCTGGGCCAGGCGCGCGAGTTCTTCGCTCTGGCCGAAGAAGTTGTCGCGGTTAAAGCGCCCGTCTTTGGCGGCAAAGGTCTGCATCTGACCGTCTACCGTCTGCGCAAACGTTTGCGCCAAGGCGCCCGTCAGGTCGCGCGCGAAGAGGCCGTCCCAGTCGCTGCCCCAGACCAGCTTGATGACGTTCCAGCCGGCGCCGGCAAAGAGCTTTTCCAGCTCGTCGATGATGCGGCCGTTGCCGCGCACCGGGCCGTCCAGGCGCTGCAGGTTGCAGTTGACGACCCAGACCATGTTGTCCAGCCCCTCGCGTGCGGCCAGCGTCAATGCGCTCATGGATTCGGGCTCGTCCATCTCGCCGTCGCCGAACACACCCCAGACTTTGCGGCCCGTGCAGTCGAGCAAACGCCGGTGCGTGAGGTAGCGCATGAAGCGCGCGTGGTAGATCGAGCTGATCGGCCCTATGCCCATGGAGCCGGTCGGGAACTGCCAGAAGTCCGGCATCAGATACGGATGCGGGTAGCTGCACAGGCCCTGCGCGCCCTGGCCGGGGGCGGTCAGCTCCTGGCGGTAAAAGCCCAGGTCTTTTTCATTGAGGCGGCCTTCCAGGTAAGCGCGTGCATACACACCGGGCGCGCTGTGCGGCTGGAAGAACACCAGGTCGCCCAGATGTTGCCCCCCACGCTCCTCCACTGCGTGTGAGTCGCTGCCCCCCCGAGGGGGGCTCTCGCCGCTTGGGGCGGCCCGGCGCGGCTCGGCTGGCCCCTTCTGTCGTGCGCGAAAGAAATGGTTAAAGCCGGTTTCAAACAGATCGGCCGCGCTGGCATAACTGGCGATGTGGCCGCCGAGCTCGGCCGAGCCGCCGGTTTCGGCCTGGTTGGCGCGCACCACCATCGCCAGCGCGTTCCAGCGCATCAGCGAGGCCAGGCGCTCTTCCATGGCCAGATCGCCGGGGAAGACGGGCTGCTCGTCGACGCCTATGGTGTTGACGTACGGCGTGGCCAGTTCGGGCTGCCAGCCGATGCGCTGCTTGCGCGCGACGCGGCTCAGCTCATGCAGCATCTCGCGGGCGCGGGCAGGGCCTTGCGTCAGCGCCAGGGCTTCAAACGCCTCGCGCCATTCGGCGGTCTCCTGCGGGTCGGGGTCAGCGGAGGGCGCGGCGTGAGAAGCGGCTTGCATCAGTAAATGGTGGGGTGTGGAGTCGTTCATGGCATCCGTTTGGTGACCGAACCACTGTACGCAGGTTTGCCCGAAAGGTGTAGCTTCAATATCGGGCATAGGCCATATTCAGAAGCATAAAATGCTGTGAATACTGGATTTAAAAGATGATGCAGCTGGATAACCTCGATTTAAAGATTCTGGATGAGTTGCAGCGCGACGGCTCGCTCTCCAATGTGGAGCTCGCGCGGCGCGTGCACCTGAGCCCTTCGCCCTGCCTGGCCCGCGTCAAGGCGCTGGAGGCCGGCGGCGTGATCGACCGCTATGTGGCGATTGCCAATGCGGCGGCGCTGGGCCTGGGCCTGAATGTGTTTATCTCCATCAGCCTGCGCACGCAAAGCAAGGCGTCACTGGCCGACTTCGAGAGCCGCATCGCCGAGCATGACGAGGTGATGGAGTGCTACTTGATGTCGGGCGACAGCGACTACCTGATCCGCGTGGCGGTGGCCGACATCGGCGCGCTGGAAAAATTCATCCTCGAGCAGCTGTCGCCGATTTCAGGGATTGAAAAAATCCGCTCGAGCTTTGCGCTCAAACAGGTGAGATACAAGACAGCGCTGCCGCTGCCGGTGCGCTAACCCTGAACATCAGCGAACGCTTGGCTCGCCGGCCAGCGAGGGATGCGAGGTCTCAATTGCGTTGATCTTGGCCAGCAGGTCTTCACGCCGGCTGCCGTCGCCGCTCGCGGTGCTTGCGGGCTCCAGCGGCGAGTCGACAAACTGCACCGGGCGTTTGGTGCCCGAGGCCATGTGGTGCAGGCGCACGGTGAGCAGGTCCATCACGTCGCCGGCGGCTTGTGTGCCGGGTGTGTCGTGCCAGACGGCGATGTGCAGGTTGAAGGCGCCCGGGTCGCCCAGCTTTTCGCAGGCGCGTATGCAGTCCGCCAGGATTTTGGTGGAGACCTCCGAGAGGGCGGCGCGGCTGATGGGGCCCTCAATCAGCATGAGGAAATGGTTTTCGTCGTGGCGGGCCACCGTGTCCACGTCGCGGGCGGCCCCGCGCAGGATTTCGCCGATGCGGGACAGCGCCGCGCCGCGCTTTTGGTCGCTGGCCTCGTCATGGCTGGGCGCCTGGTTGAGCCAGTGCACCATCAACACGCCGCATTCGATTTTTTGCTTGCGTGCGCGCAGCAGCATTTGCGGCAGCCTGGCTTCCACGATGCGGGGCAGCATCAGGCCGCTGGCCGGGTCGTAGGTCGACAGTGCCGCGCCGCGGTGGTTGGAAAACAGCGCCGCCCGGCTGCGCCAGGCCAGCACGAAGAACACCCAGAGCAGGCCGGCCATCGCCGAGATGACGCCGGCGGCCTGCGCCGATTCGACGTTGAACATCCAGCC harbors:
- the lspA gene encoding signal peptidase II produces the protein MAKTTFTQSSNSVLPWLGLALILLIADQFTKVLILGYYSLGDSTYVTSFFNVVRVHNTGAAFSFLASASGWQRWFFTAIGIAAALFILWLLRSHSGQKLFSFALACILGGALGNVIDRALHGYVVDFLQFHWAGWYFPSFNIADSAITIGAICLILDELLRVRHTR
- a CDS encoding HNH endonuclease; its protein translation is MKVLKLSAQGLPQSWISLEQAVLHYAADEVRWEMGARVVTFHGGHNAITGEQSIITVNSIIGTKGVPNINPFDLKPGLTNGKLFARDRNVCAYCGGHFHEEDLTREHIIPFAQKGIDTWMNVVTACRACNHRKSSRTPEQAHMPLLYTPYVPSLWEDFILRNRRILADQMEFLMAHIPKTSRLHG
- the ileS gene encoding isoleucine--tRNA ligase, with protein sequence MSETKTDYRSTLNLPDTPFPMRGDLPKREAGWTKEWDEKGIYKKLRDVRAGKPKFVLHDGPPYANGKIHIGHAVNKVLKDMIVKARQLKGLDAIYVPGWDCHGLPIENAIEKLHGRNLPRDEVQAKSRAFATEQIAGQMADFKRLGVLGEWDNPYRTMDFANEANEIRALKRIMERGFVYRGLKPVYWCFDCGSSLAEFEIEYADKKSQTLDVGFKCAEPQKLALAFGQAALQKDAFAVIWTTTAWTIPANQALNLNPELEYSLVDTERGLLVLASVLVEKCLERFQLEGRVIAVTKGANLEKINFEHPFYDVDPGYRRFSPVFLADYATADDGTGIVHSSPAYGVEDFNSCVANGIAYDDILNPVQGNGRYVDELPLFGGLNIWKAAPLVIDKLREHGRLFATQDILHSYPHCWRHKTPVIYRAAAQWFVRMDEGEGVFTKDKAPQTLRKLALAAIEETSFYPENGKARLRDMIAGRPDWCISRQRNWGVPLPFFIHTATGELHPRTMEIMEQAATMVEAGGIEAWSKATAESIIGADAPDYIKSTDILDVWFDSGTTHDHVLRHSHAAQSTWPADLYLEGHDQHRGWFHSSLLTACAMYDHAPYKGLLTHGFTVDGKGRKMSKSEGNVVVPQEVSDKLGAEIIRLWCASTDYSGDLGIDDKILARVVDAYRRIRNTLRFLMANVSDFDPAKDAVPFDQMLEIDRYALSRASQLQADILAHYEVYEFHPVVSKLQIYCSEDLGSFYLDILKDRLYTTGPKSLARRSAQTALWQITHAMLRWMAPFLSFTAEEAWKVFGSSESIFMETYSDFPAPNAALLAKWSRIREVRDAVNKDIEALRADGKVGSSLQANVALEVAAEDHALLASLGEDLKFVFITSAIDLIASSASATRVTASSDTKCERCWHYRADVGHDPAHPTICGRCTSNLFGTGEDRKYA
- a CDS encoding bifunctional riboflavin kinase/FAD synthetase — protein: MKIFRGYHHPQLAAHCALTIGNFDGVHRGHQAMLALLKNEAQHRGVPSCVMSFEPHPRDYFAGVAHKPELAPARIATLRDKLTELARCGIDQCVVLPFNAALASQPAEAFIEDVLIKGLGVQYVLVGDDFRFGAKRAGDYAMLDAAGDRLGFDVARMNSYEVRGLRVSSSAVREALAEGRMDRVAALLGRPYSISGHVVHGRKLGRDLGFRTLNLRFSHWKPAASGIFAVQVHGLAGQPLPGVANLGIRPSLDPADVNGGRVLLETHCLEWPASLGPEGAYGKIIRVELLHKLHDELKYDSLDSLKAGIAKDCDEARAFFASMHTETSRQTTRDRI
- a CDS encoding acyl-CoA dehydrogenase family protein — protein: MDFDFTDDQEQLRDAVRKWVDKGYDFERRRGIAKAGGFSREAYGQIAELGLTGLYIPEADGGLGMGPVEGMVVMEELGRGIVLEPFAQTLIAGAVLSGYAPEAVKSAWLPKIAAGEALVVLAYQERAARYDFEKCEAKAAAAQGAYALTATKSIVPAGDQADAFIVPAMANGKLALFLVERTAAGVTTRGYGTQDGGRAAEVTLKDAPAALITLDGLTALAHAVDIGIAAACAEAVGVMDKTLAITVEYMNTRKQFGVAISSFQALRHRVADMKMQLELARSMSYYASLKLNAPADERTRALARAKYQLGVSMRFVGQQAVQLHGGIGVTDEYIVSHYFKKLTQLEMTFGDTLHHLGEVSERMQETAGVFA